From the Deltaproteobacteria bacterium genome, one window contains:
- the narI gene encoding respiratory nitrate reductase subunit gamma codes for MWNSVLFVAFPYVAVTIAILMAIVRYRNDRFSYSSLSSQFLENRTLFWGSVPWHYGVIPILGAHLLALVFPGLWGDLIADELRLYVFEVTGLALALMTVVGLVLLLGRRIRNPRALAVTSTMDWLLLVVLLAQVALGAWVALVYRWGSDWYLHTAVPWLVSLLRFEPETQYVTALPWAVKLHMLGGFLVILLFPFTRLVHLVTFPVTYLWRPIQVVVWNRRAQG; via the coding sequence ATGTGGAACAGCGTGCTCTTCGTCGCCTTCCCGTACGTGGCGGTCACGATCGCGATCCTGATGGCGATCGTCCGCTACCGGAACGACCGCTTCTCCTACTCGAGCCTCTCGTCGCAGTTCCTCGAGAACCGCACGCTCTTCTGGGGCTCGGTGCCGTGGCACTACGGAGTGATCCCGATCCTCGGCGCGCACCTGCTGGCGCTCGTCTTCCCGGGCCTCTGGGGCGATCTCATCGCCGACGAGCTCCGGCTCTACGTCTTCGAGGTGACGGGTCTCGCGCTCGCGCTCATGACCGTGGTCGGGCTCGTGCTGCTGCTCGGGCGCCGCATCCGCAACCCGCGCGCCCTGGCCGTCACCTCGACGATGGACTGGCTGCTCCTGGTGGTGCTCCTCGCCCAGGTGGCGCTCGGCGCGTGGGTCGCCCTCGTCTACCGCTGGGGATCGGACTGGTACCTCCACACCGCCGTGCCGTGGCTGGTCTCGCTCCTGCGCTTCGAGCCTGAGACCCAGTACGTGACGGCCCTGCCCTGGGCGGTGAAGCTCCACATGCTGGGCGGGTTCCTCGTGATCCTCCTGTTCCCCTTCACGCGCCTGGTGCACCTGGTCACCTTCCCCGTCACGTACCTGTGGCGGCCGATCCAGGTGGTGGTCTGGAATCGGAGGGCACAGGGCTGA
- a CDS encoding molecular chaperone TorD family protein: MTVASLDRRVFQLFADLLDYPRPGLGPIAEHCAALVGEEVPAAATLLREFSSFATGSPQARLEETYTGLFELDASHHPYVGYHLFGESYKRSAFLLGLKARYRRYGIECGTELPDHVAAVLRFLAANEDPEEAQELIREALYPALGRMAKGRTEEPPDPDVPQPARPGSPYRGLLHALVLLLETRLPDVRDPAAGTFVDPQPSLACE; this comes from the coding sequence ATGACGGTCGCCTCTCTCGATCGCCGTGTCTTCCAGCTCTTCGCCGATCTGCTCGACTATCCCCGTCCCGGCCTCGGGCCGATCGCCGAGCACTGTGCGGCCCTGGTGGGAGAGGAGGTCCCGGCGGCCGCGACCCTGCTCCGCGAGTTCTCGTCGTTCGCGACGGGCAGCCCGCAGGCACGGCTCGAGGAGACCTACACGGGCCTGTTCGAGCTCGATGCCTCGCATCACCCCTACGTCGGCTATCACCTCTTCGGTGAGTCCTACAAACGCAGCGCCTTCCTGCTCGGGCTCAAGGCCCGCTACCGGCGCTACGGGATCGAGTGCGGCACCGAGCTGCCGGACCACGTGGCGGCGGTCCTGCGCTTCCTCGCGGCGAACGAGGATCCGGAGGAGGCGCAGGAGCTGATCCGCGAGGCCCTGTATCCCGCCCTCGGAAGGATGGCGAAGGGCAGGACCGAGGAGCCGCCCGACCCCGACGTCCCGCAGCCGGCGCGGCCCGGCTCCCCGTACCGGGGCCTGCTGCACGCCCTCGTGCTGCTGCTGGAGACGCGGCTGCCGGACGTGCGCGACCCCGCGGCAGGCACATTCGTCGATCCGCAGCCCTCGCTGGCCTGCGAGTAG